The following proteins are co-located in the Streptomyces sp. NBC_00435 genome:
- a CDS encoding class I SAM-dependent methyltransferase, which produces MTHRAPHAAHDHEAHPVHQHGSHHGEHSGGQHDPQHETDGQAEILDLDAEVLAEHIASITAWLPVEAAPRHIVDLGSGTGAGTLALLERFPDAEVTAVDTSAGHLLRLVEKARSLGVADRVRTVQADLDTTWPDLGTPDLVWASASMHHMADPDRTLRQVHDALTPGGLFAVVELAGFPRFLPEDAPEGRPGLEERCHAALDRHHAEQMPHRGADWGPKLAAAGFTVEGERTVDVNIGPPHTEAVGRYALGSLRRLRGGVAGTLAAEDLAALDQLLDPDGPHSVLRREDLTVRTERSVWAARRR; this is translated from the coding sequence ATGACGCACAGAGCCCCGCACGCAGCGCACGACCACGAAGCGCACCCGGTCCACCAGCACGGCTCACATCACGGCGAACACAGTGGCGGGCAGCACGACCCGCAGCACGAGACCGACGGCCAGGCGGAGATCCTCGACCTCGACGCGGAAGTACTCGCCGAGCACATCGCCTCCATCACCGCGTGGCTGCCCGTCGAAGCCGCCCCCCGTCACATCGTGGACCTGGGCAGCGGCACCGGAGCCGGTACCCTCGCCCTGCTCGAGCGCTTCCCCGATGCCGAAGTGACCGCCGTCGACACCTCGGCCGGCCATCTGCTGCGCCTGGTCGAGAAGGCCCGGTCCCTGGGCGTGGCCGACCGGGTGCGCACCGTTCAGGCCGACCTCGACACCACCTGGCCGGACCTCGGCACGCCGGATCTGGTGTGGGCTTCGGCTTCCATGCACCACATGGCCGACCCCGACCGCACCCTGCGCCAGGTCCACGACGCGCTGACGCCGGGCGGGCTGTTCGCGGTCGTCGAACTGGCCGGCTTCCCGCGGTTCCTGCCCGAGGACGCCCCGGAAGGGCGGCCCGGCCTGGAGGAGCGCTGCCATGCCGCACTCGACCGCCATCACGCCGAGCAGATGCCGCACCGCGGGGCCGACTGGGGACCCAAGCTGGCCGCGGCCGGCTTCACCGTCGAGGGCGAGCGGACCGTCGACGTGAACATCGGCCCGCCCCACACCGAGGCCGTCGGCCGCTACGCGCTCGGCAGCCTGCGCCGCCTGCGCGGTGGTGTCGCCGGGACGCTGGCGGCCGAAGACCTGGCCGCCCTCGACCAGTTGCTCGACCCCGACGGTCCGCACAGCGTTCTGCGGCGCGAGGACCTGACGGTCCGCACCGAGCGCAGCGTATGGGCGGCCCGACGCCGCTGA
- a CDS encoding TetR/AcrR family transcriptional regulator codes for MGGAGSAGSAGGAQERPLRADAARNRARLLDAATEVFTTRGVGVPTEEIARAAGVGVGTLFRHFPTKEALLEAVMVRRLEDMAARTARLAAEAGPAEAFFACFRLVVEQSEGKGEFTRALAAAGVDAHASLREPTTEIQARLAGLLTGAQRAGAVRPELGLPEFIALLAGTGSAMEQLGADPEPRERIFAVVFDGLRPPGTGGVATG; via the coding sequence ATGGGTGGTGCGGGTAGCGCGGGTAGCGCGGGTGGTGCCCAGGAGCGCCCGCTGCGGGCGGACGCGGCCCGCAACCGGGCCAGGCTGCTGGACGCCGCCACGGAGGTGTTCACCACCCGGGGCGTCGGCGTGCCGACCGAGGAGATCGCGCGCGCCGCCGGCGTCGGAGTCGGCACGCTGTTCAGGCACTTCCCGACCAAGGAGGCACTCCTGGAAGCGGTGATGGTCCGCCGGCTGGAGGACATGGCGGCCCGGACCGCGCGGCTGGCCGCCGAGGCCGGACCAGCCGAGGCCTTCTTCGCCTGCTTCCGCCTGGTGGTGGAACAGTCCGAGGGCAAGGGCGAGTTCACCCGGGCCCTCGCCGCGGCCGGGGTGGACGCCCACGCGTCCCTGCGGGAGCCGACCACGGAGATCCAGGCCCGGCTGGCCGGTCTGCTGACCGGCGCGCAACGGGCGGGCGCCGTCCGCCCGGAGCTGGGGCTGCCGGAGTTCATCGCCCTCCTGGCCGGCACCGGTAGTGCGATGGAACAGCTCGGAGCGGATCCGGAGCCCCGCGAGCGGATCTTCGCGGTCGTCTTCGACGGGCTGCGGCCCCCCGGAACCGGCGGAGTGGCGACCGGCTAG
- a CDS encoding nuclear transport factor 2 family protein, with protein MPGTPSPREVFQKLIEGIGAGRYTELADLYAEDAVVETVFEPVGPRRFEGRAVLRERFAQVSAGTPVELTPVNVVVRETDDPEVVVAEFDYQVHHRVTGRRFRSANVQVLRVRDGLIVGSRDYHDHLALIVAGGDLPQLVEALEGR; from the coding sequence ATGCCCGGAACGCCGTCACCGCGCGAGGTCTTCCAGAAGCTGATCGAGGGCATCGGCGCGGGCCGGTACACGGAGCTGGCCGATCTCTACGCCGAGGACGCCGTGGTGGAGACCGTCTTCGAGCCGGTCGGCCCGCGCCGGTTCGAGGGACGGGCCGTACTGCGGGAACGGTTCGCGCAGGTCTCCGCGGGGACACCCGTGGAACTGACCCCGGTGAACGTGGTCGTCCGGGAGACCGACGACCCGGAGGTGGTCGTCGCCGAGTTCGACTACCAGGTGCACCATCGGGTGACCGGGCGGAGGTTCAGGTCGGCCAACGTCCAGGTGCTGCGGGTCCGCGACGGCCTGATCGTCGGCAGCCGGGACTACCACGACCACCTCGCCCTCATCGTGGCCGGCGGCGACCTCCCGCAGCTGGTGGAGGCGCTGGAAGGGCGGTAG